In the Methanobrevibacter boviskoreani JH1 genome, one interval contains:
- the purM gene encoding phosphoribosylformylglycinamidine cyclo-ligase, whose protein sequence is MVTYSESGVDIDLEAVTVSKLASKLKDTLENREVLTESGHFAALIPLEDKAIAMSTDGVGSKILIAKMMNKFDTVGIDCIAMVVNDILCVGAEPIALVDYLAVEEPDPERAEEIAEGLVKGANESNIAIIGGETASLPGIIKDFDLAGTGIGYVDKDRIITGSEIEEGDILIGLRSTGIHSNGYSLARKALFENAGLKIDDPLPYDSNTTVGEELLKPTKLYVKPIVDLLKSDFNIKGLAHITGGGFTNLNRLKDGVGYNINNLPEPQDIFKLIYQQDVPIEEMYRVFNMGIGFVVIASAEDADAILERLNESVEAYKIGNVISEEKIIIKTFEDTEIEY, encoded by the coding sequence ATGGTTACATATTCAGAATCTGGTGTAGATATAGATCTTGAAGCAGTTACTGTTTCTAAATTAGCTTCAAAATTAAAAGATACATTAGAAAATAGAGAAGTTTTAACTGAAAGTGGTCATTTTGCTGCTTTAATTCCTCTTGAAGATAAAGCTATAGCAATGAGTACTGATGGAGTAGGTAGTAAAATTTTAATTGCAAAAATGATGAATAAATTTGATACTGTAGGAATAGACTGTATTGCAATGGTTGTTAATGATATACTTTGCGTAGGTGCAGAACCAATAGCTTTAGTTGATTATCTTGCAGTTGAAGAACCTGATCCTGAAAGGGCAGAAGAAATTGCTGAAGGTTTAGTTAAAGGTGCAAATGAATCCAACATTGCAATTATTGGTGGTGAAACCGCATCCTTACCTGGAATTATAAAAGACTTTGATTTAGCAGGAACTGGTATTGGATATGTAGATAAAGATAGAATAATTACCGGTAGTGAGATTGAAGAGGGAGACATATTAATAGGTCTTCGAAGTACTGGTATACATAGTAATGGTTACAGTTTAGCTAGAAAAGCTCTTTTTGAAAATGCAGGCTTGAAAATTGATGATCCCCTACCTTATGATTCCAATACAACCGTTGGAGAGGAATTATTAAAACCAACTAAATTATATGTTAAACCAATTGTTGACTTATTAAAATCCGATTTCAATATTAAAGGATTAGCACACATTACAGGAGGAGGATTTACTAATTTAAATAGACTTAAAGATGGTGTTGGATATAACATTAATAATTTACCAGAGCCACAGGACATATTTAAATTAATATACCAACAAGACGTTCCTATTGAAGAGATGTATAGAGTATTCAATATGGGAATAGGTTTTGTTGTAATTGCTTCTGCTGAGGATGCAGATGCTATCTTAGAAAGGTTAAACGAAAGCGTTGAAGCCTATAAGATAGGCAATGTTATTTCTGAAGAGAAAATTATCATAAAAACCTTTGAAGATACTGAAATTGAATATTAA
- the comC gene encoding L-sulfolactate dehydrogenase gives MQITEENEKALVKEILLKLGVNDADANLVTEVVLDADLKGFTSHGIGRFPQYIKTIDANNIKLTGDIEIERETESMAIVNGHSLFGQVVAYKSMELAIDKAKNTGIGIVGTHNSNHFGVTGFYSDLARKRNCIGLTFANTEPAIAPLNGKKPLIGTNPIAISIPNQETYIATDMATSATARGKILESKRKGLKLPEGVALDKDGNPTTDPEEALEGSILAFGTHKGYALAFMLEILCGPLVGAEVGTGVTGTADWRKDCTKGDLFVAIDPEKFVGYDVFEQGTNKFIKEVRDADNGFVPGDIESKRVEDHKENGMPIDDALYQQLKDICDGLDIDISKYITE, from the coding sequence ATGCAAATTACAGAAGAAAATGAGAAAGCTCTTGTAAAAGAGATTTTATTAAAGTTAGGAGTTAATGATGCTGATGCTAATTTAGTTACTGAAGTAGTGCTTGATGCAGATTTAAAAGGCTTCACATCACATGGAATTGGAAGATTCCCACAATATATTAAAACAATTGATGCTAATAACATAAAACTTACCGGAGATATTGAAATCGAAAGAGAAACTGAATCCATGGCAATTGTAAATGGACACAGTTTATTTGGGCAAGTAGTAGCATATAAATCTATGGAACTTGCAATTGACAAAGCTAAAAATACAGGTATTGGAATAGTAGGTACACACAATTCAAACCACTTCGGTGTAACAGGTTTCTACTCTGATTTAGCTAGAAAAAGAAATTGTATTGGATTAACCTTTGCAAACACTGAACCTGCAATTGCACCATTAAATGGTAAAAAACCATTAATCGGAACCAACCCTATTGCAATTAGTATTCCAAACCAAGAAACATATATTGCAACTGATATGGCAACATCCGCTACAGCAAGAGGTAAAATTCTAGAATCCAAGAGAAAAGGTTTAAAATTACCTGAAGGCGTAGCATTGGATAAAGATGGTAATCCAACCACTGACCCTGAGGAAGCATTAGAAGGTTCTATTTTGGCATTTGGTACCCACAAAGGTTACGCACTTGCATTTATGCTTGAGATATTATGTGGACCATTAGTAGGTGCTGAAGTTGGAACTGGTGTTACCGGTACAGCTGATTGGAGAAAAGATTGTACCAAAGGAGATTTATTCGTTGCAATAGATCCTGAAAAATTCGTTGGTTACGATGTATTTGAACAGGGAACTAACAAATTTATCAAAGAAGTTAGAGATGCAGATAATGGATTTGTTCCTGGAGATATCGAAAGTAAGAGAGTAGAAGACCATAAAGAAAATGGAATGCCTATTGATGATGCATTATACCAACAATTAAAAGATATCTGTGATGGATTAGATATTGATATAAGTAAATACATTACAGAATAG
- a CDS encoding cupin domain-containing protein, translating to MTDDIKGKVIDTESLAEYQEGSVVSREIIKKDIGTVTIFAFDKGQGLSEHSAPFDAFVQVIDGEAEITLAGQAHTVSKGQMIIMPGNVPHALQAVNSPFKMILTMIKSE from the coding sequence ATGACTGATGATATAAAAGGAAAAGTAATTGATACAGAATCCTTAGCAGAATACCAGGAAGGTTCTGTTGTAAGTAGGGAAATTATTAAAAAAGATATTGGTACCGTAACTATATTTGCTTTTGATAAAGGGCAAGGATTATCTGAACATAGTGCTCCTTTTGATGCATTTGTTCAAGTTATTGATGGGGAAGCAGAAATTACCTTAGCAGGACAAGCTCATACTGTTTCTAAAGGCCAAATGATTATAATGCCTGGAAATGTTCCACATGCTTTACAAGCAGTTAATTCTCCATTTAAAATGATTCTCACTATGATTAAATCAGAATAA
- the hcp gene encoding hydroxylamine reductase, producing the protein MMKDLPKERLDMFCYQCSQTVAGNGCFMKGICGKEPTVARLQDNLLFTMKGISAYNYQANHLGAKDPEVDEFLTKGLYTTLTNVNFDTEDLIQLGLDAGEASVKVMRLLKNAHIEAYGEPTPVEVKVGAQEGPAIIVTGHDLKALEELLKQCEGTDVNVYTHSEMLPAHGYPELRKYSSLKGQIGGPWFDQKEVFSKYNAVILATSNCVLLPKDDYKDRIYTSGVAKLPCVPQILDYNFEPLIKQAQELGGLEAEELTTVTTGFGVSTILSLAPKIKELVESGKIRRFFLVGGCDSPNPKNSYYREFVKNLPDDTVVLTLACGKYKFNDLDLGDIEGIPRLLDMGQCNDAVAAVDVALALCDLFECELNDLPLTIVLSWMEQKAAAVLWALFYLGKKDMLIGPILPAWANEDIVKVLVDNFNLTPIGDPKEDIKRILGE; encoded by the coding sequence ATGATGAAAGATTTACCAAAAGAAAGATTGGATATGTTCTGTTACCAATGTTCTCAGACTGTAGCTGGAAATGGATGTTTTATGAAGGGTATCTGTGGAAAAGAACCTACAGTTGCAAGATTACAAGATAATTTGTTATTTACAATGAAAGGTATTAGTGCATATAATTATCAAGCAAATCATTTAGGGGCTAAAGATCCAGAAGTAGATGAATTTTTAACCAAAGGGTTATACACAACCTTGACTAATGTTAACTTCGATACTGAGGATTTAATTCAATTAGGACTTGATGCAGGTGAAGCTAGTGTAAAAGTAATGAGATTACTTAAAAATGCACATATTGAAGCTTATGGTGAACCTACACCTGTAGAAGTTAAAGTAGGGGCTCAAGAAGGACCAGCTATTATTGTAACTGGACACGATTTAAAAGCTTTAGAAGAATTATTAAAACAATGTGAAGGAACAGATGTAAATGTTTACACTCACTCTGAAATGTTACCTGCACATGGTTATCCTGAACTTAGAAAATACTCCTCATTAAAGGGTCAAATCGGAGGACCTTGGTTTGATCAAAAAGAGGTATTCTCTAAATATAATGCAGTTATCTTAGCTACTTCAAACTGTGTTTTATTACCAAAAGACGATTACAAAGACAGAATATACACCAGTGGTGTTGCAAAATTACCTTGTGTACCTCAAATTCTTGATTACAACTTTGAACCATTAATTAAACAAGCACAAGAATTAGGTGGTCTTGAAGCAGAAGAACTTACTACAGTTACCACTGGTTTCGGTGTAAGCACTATCTTAAGTTTAGCTCCAAAAATTAAGGAGTTAGTCGAATCTGGAAAAATCAGAAGATTCTTCTTAGTAGGTGGTTGTGACTCTCCAAATCCTAAAAACAGTTACTACAGAGAATTTGTAAAGAACTTACCTGATGATACTGTTGTATTAACCTTAGCTTGTGGTAAATATAAATTCAATGATTTAGACTTAGGGGATATTGAAGGTATTCCAAGATTATTAGATATGGGTCAATGTAATGATGCAGTTGCAGCAGTTGATGTTGCATTAGCATTATGTGATTTATTCGAATGTGAATTAAATGATTTACCATTAACTATCGTATTAAGTTGGATGGAACAAAAAGCTGCAGCAGTATTATGGGCTTTATTCTACTTAGGTAAAAAAGATATGTTAATTGGACCTATTTTACCTGCTTGGGCAAATGAGGATATCGTTAAAGTATTAGTAGACAACTTCAACTTAACTCCTATAGGCGATCCTAAAGAAGATATAAAAAGAATATTAGGAGAATAA
- a CDS encoding TrmB family transcriptional regulator → MANITDEKIIESLRLFGLTRYEALAYYNLNSMVEAKAIEISEKSEIPRTKIYSVLRRLDEKGFIETEKGHPNTYRSISPSLIFKEEKNKLINQLNAAEMELTYNHENQIAKTQAPMWLIRGEEKIINKEIEIIKKAQKTINMRIGFLYKNELEPLKNALNNEVRNNIEVNILVSNDLYENNKKVDIEKIFNNEKIRIYKADIPSVKMMIRDGKEMLHIYSKFKEKYIPVKNTSIGMWNQYEDICENYDKRFYKSMEKSKNRKSKMKNNKNSKKLNNLN, encoded by the coding sequence ATGGCAAATATTACAGATGAAAAGATTATAGAATCTTTAAGATTATTTGGATTAACACGATATGAGGCATTGGCATATTATAATTTAAACTCCATGGTTGAAGCAAAAGCCATCGAGATAAGTGAAAAATCAGAGATTCCTAGAACTAAAATTTATAGTGTGTTAAGAAGATTGGATGAAAAGGGATTTATCGAAACAGAGAAGGGACATCCTAATACTTATAGATCAATATCACCTTCCTTAATATTTAAAGAAGAGAAAAACAAGTTAATTAACCAGTTAAACGCAGCAGAGATGGAATTGACCTATAACCATGAGAATCAAATAGCTAAAACACAGGCACCAATGTGGCTAATTAGGGGAGAAGAAAAAATTATCAATAAAGAGATTGAGATAATTAAAAAGGCTCAAAAAACAATCAATATGAGAATAGGTTTTCTATATAAAAATGAACTAGAACCATTAAAAAATGCTTTAAATAACGAGGTAAGAAACAATATAGAAGTAAATATCCTAGTTTCAAATGATCTTTATGAAAACAATAAGAAAGTAGATATCGAAAAGATATTCAATAATGAAAAGATACGCATTTATAAGGCAGATATTCCTAGTGTAAAGATGATGATACGTGATGGGAAGGAAATGTTACATATTTACAGTAAATTCAAAGAAAAATACATTCCAGTGAAAAACACGTCAATTGGCATGTGGAACCAGTATGAGGATATTTGTGAAAACTATGATAAGCGATTCTACAAATCCATGGAAAAATCTAAAAATAGGAAATCAAAAATGAAAAATAATAAAAATAGTAAGAAGTTAAATAATCTAAATTAA
- a CDS encoding DNA-directed DNA polymerase has product MVKRNMVLLDIDYITEDEKPVIRLLGREVEGENPKRIIALDYIFQPYFYIEPKDMDQCLKDLEVYETEDIEIVDKKDFQIPKKFIKITFSHPQEVPKYRDEIKGLDSVVDIREHDIPFYRRYLMDNDVIPMSVIEIEGDLLDSHKSVTSNYENLEIVKLNHPPKNLDQSFTDFNILSFDLEVYNPRGLPNSDIDEIIMIGVTSNFGIRKVLSTKDKVEDTDESFVMRLDSEKQMIEEFVRIVKENQVDIIVGYNSDNFDFPYLKDRAGMYGIELDLGMDGSSLKFIKRGFTDAASFKGLVHVDLYLVMRRYMSLDRYTLERVYLELFGEEKKDVPGEIIWKYWDSDNRYLDELFDYSLDDVVSTLMIAEQTLPLNLELTRIVGQPFFDITRMTTGQQAEWYLVKEAYKINEIIPNKPSAGDASRIHDQNEGGFVKEPVPGLHENLVQFDFRSLYPSIIISKNICPDVLVKGSNPLDNTDSSLSDEERYYVCPEHNHKFLKEPKGFIPSVIGNILSERLRIKKIMKESNDPTEKKMLNIQQLAIKRLINTMYGVYGYSKFRWYSFECAQAITAWGREYILYTIENAKKYGFYAIYADTDGFYAEYRGDSSDDGDSL; this is encoded by the coding sequence ATGGTTAAAAGAAACATGGTGCTTTTGGATATTGATTATATTACAGAAGATGAAAAGCCTGTTATACGTTTACTTGGAAGGGAAGTTGAAGGTGAAAATCCTAAGAGAATTATTGCATTAGACTATATTTTCCAACCATATTTCTATATAGAACCTAAAGATATGGACCAATGCTTGAAAGATCTTGAAGTATATGAGACTGAGGATATTGAGATTGTAGATAAGAAGGACTTCCAGATTCCTAAAAAATTCATAAAAATCACGTTTTCACATCCTCAGGAAGTACCTAAATACAGGGATGAGATTAAAGGATTAGATTCTGTAGTTGATATTCGTGAACATGATATTCCATTCTACAGACGTTACTTAATGGATAATGATGTTATACCAATGAGTGTCATTGAAATTGAAGGTGACTTATTAGATTCCCATAAAAGCGTTACAAGCAATTATGAAAATCTTGAGATTGTAAAATTAAATCATCCTCCAAAAAACCTTGACCAGTCATTTACTGACTTCAATATACTTAGTTTTGATTTAGAGGTTTACAATCCTAGAGGCCTTCCGAATTCCGATATAGATGAGATAATCATGATTGGTGTTACAAGTAATTTTGGAATTAGAAAGGTTTTATCCACTAAAGATAAGGTAGAAGATACTGACGAATCCTTTGTCATGAGATTAGATTCGGAAAAACAAATGATTGAGGAATTTGTAAGAATTGTTAAGGAAAACCAGGTAGATATTATAGTAGGTTATAACTCTGATAATTTTGATTTTCCATATCTTAAGGATAGGGCAGGAATGTATGGAATTGAACTTGATTTAGGTATGGATGGTTCATCTTTAAAATTTATAAAAAGGGGATTTACAGATGCCGCGTCATTTAAGGGTCTTGTTCATGTTGATTTATATTTGGTTATGAGAAGATACATGAGTCTTGACAGATACACCTTAGAGCGTGTATATCTGGAGCTATTTGGTGAAGAGAAGAAGGATGTTCCAGGTGAGATTATCTGGAAATACTGGGATAGTGACAATAGGTATTTGGATGAGCTATTTGACTATTCCTTAGATGATGTTGTATCAACCTTAATGATTGCAGAGCAGACTTTACCATTAAACCTAGAGCTTACGCGTATTGTCGGTCAACCGTTTTTTGATATAACCCGTATGACCACTGGTCAACAAGCAGAATGGTATCTTGTTAAAGAGGCTTATAAAATCAATGAGATTATACCAAACAAACCTTCTGCAGGAGATGCCTCAAGGATTCATGATCAAAATGAGGGGGGATTTGTAAAGGAACCTGTACCTGGTCTACATGAAAACCTTGTACAGTTCGATTTTAGAAGCCTATATCCTAGTATTATCATATCAAAGAATATTTGTCCCGATGTCTTAGTTAAAGGTTCTAATCCTTTGGATAATACTGATTCCTCTTTAAGTGATGAGGAAAGATATTATGTCTGTCCAGAACATAATCATAAATTCCTAAAAGAACCTAAAGGATTCATACCATCGGTAATTGGAAACATTCTAAGTGAAAGACTTAGAATTAAAAAGATCATGAAAGAATCTAATGATCCGACCGAGAAGAAAATGTTAAATATTCAGCAATTGGCTATTAAAAGATTGATTAATACAATGTATGGTGTTTATGGATATTCCAAATTTAGATGGTATTCCTTTGAATGTGCCCAAGCCATTACTGCTTGGGGTAGGGAATATATTCTATACACTATTGAAAATGCTAAAAAATATGGTTTCTATGCAATATATGCGGATACTGATGGATTTTACGCTGAATATAGGGGGGACTCCTCAGATGATGGTGATTCATTATAA
- a CDS encoding AI-2E family transporter, whose amino-acid sequence MSINISDKLTTPLIIIIVFAILSIMVLTPVLNMVILGIILSLGVRPVARRLNNKIPSASLSNILGMLLIIIPIILLLVYIVTMSISLISSLLGSTGNLSTLDMNQLNTWIASILPYQYKGMSHSIANGIYNGFNSIFKWLSSYLISLIRDIPNISVQILVLIFTTFYFARDGDKCWDYIFSFIPDRKTSFFDRMFNQIKDVLKSIFYGHVLTSIIIGIIAFVGYSLLGYSYSGFLGIITGICQLIPVIGPWPVYCILAVKDFFAGNYIRLILVVIFGCGLSLSDMYIRPAIAGKYADIHPLILLLGFIAGPLVMGIVGFILGPLILGVASAVIKAYKEEKEFENQNENNDNFLEIEQ is encoded by the coding sequence ATGTCAATTAATATTTCAGATAAACTTACAACTCCCTTAATCATTATAATCGTTTTCGCAATACTTTCTATAATGGTTTTAACACCTGTGTTGAATATGGTGATTCTTGGAATTATATTGTCTCTAGGTGTAAGACCAGTTGCAAGAAGATTAAATAATAAAATACCCTCCGCCTCATTATCAAACATTTTGGGAATGCTTTTGATAATCATCCCCATAATATTGTTATTGGTTTATATTGTTACAATGTCAATAAGTCTCATATCATCACTTTTAGGTAGTACTGGAAATCTGTCTACTTTGGACATGAATCAGCTTAATACCTGGATAGCTTCAATATTACCTTATCAATATAAGGGTATGAGTCATTCTATTGCAAATGGTATTTATAATGGTTTTAACAGTATTTTTAAGTGGTTGTCTAGTTATCTTATAAGCCTTATTCGTGATATACCTAATATCTCCGTTCAAATATTGGTTTTAATCTTCACAACCTTTTACTTTGCACGTGACGGTGATAAATGTTGGGATTATATATTTTCATTTATTCCCGATAGAAAAACATCATTCTTTGATAGGATGTTTAACCAGATAAAGGATGTCTTAAAAAGTATCTTTTACGGGCATGTGCTTACAAGTATAATCATTGGTATCATCGCATTTGTAGGTTACAGTTTACTTGGGTATTCATACAGCGGATTTTTAGGAATTATAACCGGTATCTGTCAATTGATTCCAGTTATTGGACCATGGCCAGTATATTGTATATTGGCCGTTAAAGATTTCTTTGCCGGAAACTATATAAGATTAATATTAGTTGTAATATTTGGTTGCGGACTGTCTTTAAGCGATATGTATATAAGACCTGCCATTGCAGGAAAATATGCAGATATACATCCGTTAATCCTACTTTTAGGTTTTATTGCAGGACCTTTAGTAATGGGTATTGTAGGTTTTATCTTAGGACCATTGATATTAGGTGTTGCATCTGCTGTAATCAAGGCATATAAGGAAGAGAAAGAATTTGAAAATCAAAATGAGAATAATGACAATTTTTTAGAAATTGAGCAATAA